In a genomic window of Arthrobacter woluwensis:
- a CDS encoding isochorismate synthase: protein MSSTLKSTTVPLGEDASEDGLAAFLDGPHAPAVALSWIRRGSGLLGFGEVTRFEVSGPERFMLAEQWWRALSLTAQVDDPLSLPGTGPTAFGSFAFSKTSGYASRLVVPQLVIGQRNGLRWATLSTLAESAPSEDEVRDAVERLLPRPKSSDDDAAQRPALDAPIRPGSLSEAEWMTAVEEGVARIRSGAVEKIVLARDVEVDLPSAVIPENVLARLARQYRECWTYRVDGFVGATPEMLIQVVGRTAQARVLAGTLDRRDAVDRTAEEDETAYAERVLAGSVKQRHEHQIAIDSLVNALEPFSEATDAHEEPFILELPNVWHLASDVKAELLDAEGHIPSSLALVNALHPTAAVCGTPTLPAGAIIRELEHLDRGPYAGPVGWLDAAGNGEWGIGLRGGLLDGSTARLFAGCGVVEGSVPESELAETWAKFRPMLEALNVAS from the coding sequence ATGAGCAGCACGCTGAAGAGCACCACCGTACCTCTGGGCGAGGACGCCTCCGAGGACGGTCTGGCGGCTTTCCTCGACGGCCCTCATGCCCCCGCCGTCGCACTGAGCTGGATCCGCCGCGGTTCGGGCCTCCTCGGCTTCGGCGAGGTGACCCGCTTCGAGGTCTCCGGCCCGGAACGTTTCATGCTCGCCGAGCAGTGGTGGCGCGCCTTGTCCCTCACGGCGCAGGTCGACGACCCCCTCAGCCTTCCCGGCACCGGCCCCACCGCGTTCGGGTCCTTCGCGTTCTCCAAGACGTCCGGCTACGCCTCGCGCCTCGTGGTGCCCCAACTCGTCATCGGCCAGCGGAACGGCCTGCGCTGGGCGACGCTGTCCACGCTCGCCGAGTCCGCGCCGTCCGAGGATGAGGTCCGCGACGCCGTCGAGCGGCTGCTCCCCCGTCCGAAGTCCTCGGACGACGACGCCGCGCAGCGCCCCGCGCTGGACGCCCCCATCCGCCCAGGCTCGCTGAGCGAGGCGGAGTGGATGACCGCCGTCGAGGAAGGTGTGGCGCGCATCCGCTCGGGCGCGGTCGAGAAGATCGTCCTGGCCCGCGACGTCGAAGTGGACCTGCCCTCCGCCGTGATCCCCGAGAACGTCCTGGCCCGGCTGGCGCGCCAGTACCGCGAATGCTGGACCTACCGGGTGGACGGCTTCGTCGGGGCGACCCCGGAGATGCTCATCCAGGTGGTGGGCCGCACCGCCCAGGCCCGCGTCCTCGCCGGCACCCTTGACCGTCGCGACGCGGTGGATCGCACGGCGGAGGAGGACGAGACCGCCTACGCCGAACGCGTGCTCGCCGGTTCGGTGAAGCAGCGCCACGAACACCAGATCGCCATCGATTCCCTGGTCAACGCGCTGGAACCGTTCTCCGAAGCCACCGACGCCCATGAAGAGCCGTTCATCCTGGAGCTGCCCAATGTGTGGCACCTCGCCTCCGATGTGAAGGCCGAACTCCTGGACGCCGAGGGGCACATCCCGTCCTCCCTGGCCCTGGTCAACGCCCTCCACCCGACCGCCGCCGTGTGCGGGACTCCTACCCTCCCGGCGGGCGCGATCATCCGTGAACTGGAGCACCTGGACCGCGGCCCTTACGCCGGACCGGTGGGCTGGCTCGACGCCGCCGGGAACGGCGAGTGGGGCATCGGACTGCGCGGTGGGCTCCTGGACGGGTCGACGGCGCGGCTGTTCGCCGGCTGCGGCGTCGTGGAGGGGTCGGTCCCCGAGTCCGAGCTCGCGGAGACCTGGGCGAAGTTCCGCCCGATGCTGGAGGCTCTCAACGTCGCGTCCTGA
- a CDS encoding potassium-transporting ATPase subunit C: MTATLRQFRVAFVLLALLTVILGGLYPLAVFGLGQSIAPAQANGSVQSVNGSPAASSLLAQPVPETDRRFFFPRPSAVSWDPKTSSATNLAPTAAALKEAKDAARTAVANREGVDRSAVPEDAVTSSASGLDPDISPAYAALQAPRVARATGLPLAEVQTLIQQSTTTGVETLLGQESVNTTTLNLALGKRLQPAPSQAGSH; the protein is encoded by the coding sequence ATGACCGCGACATTGCGACAATTCCGCGTGGCCTTCGTCCTTCTGGCCCTGCTCACCGTCATCCTGGGCGGACTGTATCCCCTGGCGGTCTTCGGGCTCGGGCAGTCGATCGCCCCGGCGCAGGCCAACGGCTCCGTGCAGAGCGTGAACGGTTCGCCCGCCGCCTCCTCGCTCCTCGCCCAGCCCGTGCCGGAGACGGACCGCCGGTTCTTCTTCCCGCGGCCCTCCGCCGTGAGCTGGGACCCGAAGACGTCCTCGGCGACCAACCTCGCCCCCACCGCCGCCGCCCTGAAGGAAGCGAAGGACGCGGCTCGCACCGCCGTCGCGAACCGGGAGGGCGTGGACCGCTCGGCGGTTCCGGAGGATGCCGTGACATCGTCCGCCTCCGGCCTCGACCCGGACATCTCCCCCGCCTACGCGGCGCTGCAGGCGCCGCGCGTCGCCCGTGCCACGGGGCTGCCCCTGGCCGAGGTGCAGACCCTCATCCAGCAGTCGACCACCACGGGAGTGGAGACCTTGCTGGGCCAGGAATCGGTCAACACCACGACGCTCAACCTGGCGCTGGGGAAGCGGCTGCAGCCGGCTCCGTCGCAGGCCGGGAGCCACTAG
- a CDS encoding amino acid ABC transporter ATP-binding protein produces MNTAENKPLVRIEGLHKYYGHHHVLKGIDMTVKKGEVAVVIGPSGSGKSTMLRCVNLMETISAGLIHVGDQLIGYREKNGQLHDLKDKEIAAQRQNIGMVFQKFNLFPHMTALENVIEAPMQVKGQSKAVAKKRAAELLEMVGLGSRINHYPSQLSGGQQQRVAIARALAMDPEVMLFDEPTSALDPELVGDVLNVMKDLAKSGMTMIVVTHEIGFAREVGDTLTFMDAGVVVESGDPRAIIAAPQHERTKEFLSRVL; encoded by the coding sequence ATGAACACCGCTGAGAACAAGCCCCTCGTCCGCATCGAGGGCCTGCACAAGTACTACGGCCACCACCATGTCCTCAAGGGCATCGACATGACGGTGAAGAAGGGTGAGGTGGCCGTCGTCATCGGGCCCTCCGGTTCTGGTAAGTCGACCATGCTCCGCTGCGTGAACCTCATGGAGACGATCAGCGCCGGCCTCATCCACGTGGGCGACCAGCTGATCGGCTACCGCGAGAAGAACGGCCAGCTGCACGATCTCAAGGACAAGGAGATCGCCGCCCAGCGCCAGAACATCGGCATGGTGTTCCAGAAGTTCAACCTCTTCCCCCACATGACCGCGCTGGAGAACGTCATCGAGGCGCCCATGCAGGTCAAGGGTCAGAGCAAGGCGGTCGCCAAGAAGCGGGCCGCCGAACTCCTGGAGATGGTGGGACTCGGGTCGCGTATCAACCACTACCCGTCCCAGCTTTCCGGGGGCCAGCAGCAGCGCGTGGCGATCGCCCGGGCGCTGGCCATGGACCCCGAGGTCATGCTCTTCGACGAGCCCACCTCGGCCCTGGACCCTGAGCTCGTGGGTGATGTGCTGAACGTGATGAAGGACCTCGCCAAGTCCGGCATGACCATGATCGTGGTGACTCACGAGATCGGCTTCGCCCGCGAGGTCGGCGACACCCTGACGTTCATGGATGCCGGTGTGGTGGTGGAGTCCGGTGACCCCCGGGCGATCATCGCCGCCCCGCAGCACGAACGCACCAAGGAGTTCCTGAGCCGCGTGCTCTGA
- a CDS encoding demethylmenaquinone methyltransferase gives MRASLDKRPEEVATMFDDVAPKYDVVNDVLSLGQTRRWRKIVFDAVGAVPGQRVLDLAAGTGTSSEPYADAGIDVVACDFSLGMLKVGKRRRPDIDFVAGDAMNLPFEDDSFDACTISFGLRNVNEPRKALAEMLRVTRPGGRIVVAEFSHPTVPVWRTMYTEYLMRALPAIARKVSSNPDAYVYLAESIRAWPNQDELAHWLQDAGWEDVAYRNLNGGIVAVHRGVKPLTDDAAASTARPAPAAR, from the coding sequence ATCCGAGCCTCGCTCGACAAGCGCCCCGAAGAAGTAGCCACCATGTTCGACGATGTTGCGCCGAAGTACGACGTGGTCAACGATGTCCTGTCCCTCGGGCAGACGCGGCGGTGGCGCAAGATCGTCTTCGATGCGGTCGGCGCGGTTCCGGGGCAGCGAGTCCTCGATCTGGCGGCCGGCACCGGCACTTCCAGTGAGCCGTACGCGGACGCCGGGATCGACGTCGTGGCGTGCGATTTCTCCCTCGGCATGCTCAAGGTCGGCAAGCGCCGCCGCCCGGACATCGACTTCGTGGCCGGCGACGCCATGAACCTCCCGTTCGAGGACGACAGCTTCGACGCCTGCACCATCTCCTTCGGCCTGCGCAACGTGAACGAACCGCGCAAGGCCCTCGCCGAGATGCTCCGCGTCACCCGCCCCGGCGGCCGGATCGTCGTGGCGGAATTCTCCCACCCGACTGTTCCCGTCTGGCGAACCATGTACACCGAGTACCTCATGCGCGCGCTCCCCGCGATCGCCCGCAAGGTGTCCTCCAACCCGGACGCTTACGTCTACCTGGCCGAGTCGATCCGCGCCTGGCCGAACCAGGACGAACTGGCCCACTGGCTCCAGGACGCCGGCTGGGAGGACGTCGCCTACCGCAACCTGAACGGCGGCATCGTCGCCGTGCACCGCGGCGTCAAGCCTCTGACCGACGACGCCGCAGCCTCCACCGCACGCCCGGCGCCCGCCGCGCGCTAA
- a CDS encoding geranylgeranyl reductase family protein, which translates to MNVLIVGAGPAGSTAAHYLAQDGHEVTVLEKTSFPREKVCGDGLTPRAVREIQRLGLPHEEVDGWRRNKGLRLIAGGRQVELAWPEVGDFPQYGLIRTRLGFDEALARHAEASGATVLERHSVTEALRDDSGRVIGARAAILDERGRKTGETRDFHADVVLAADGNSTRTAVSLGVAKRDDRPLGVAVRGYYTSPRHEDDWMEGWLELPGKDGKPLPGYGWIFGVGDGTSNVGLGILNSSKEFGRLDYKQVMRDWVAAMPGEWGYREENLVGEIRGAALPMGFNRTPHHLPGMLLLGDAGGMVSPFNGEGISYAMESARFAAEHLIDADRAARSATSAGAAQRALDVGLAAYATQVRDEWGSHFTLGRVFARLIGNPRIMKLALRTGMPLPALMRFVVRMLANLTDPRSGRFEDSVIALLERLVPATSNTGTAPAPRASQTLPATR; encoded by the coding sequence GTGAACGTTCTCATTGTCGGTGCGGGTCCCGCCGGGTCCACCGCTGCGCACTACCTCGCCCAGGACGGCCATGAGGTCACGGTCCTGGAGAAGACGTCGTTCCCGCGGGAGAAGGTCTGCGGTGACGGGCTCACCCCGCGTGCGGTGCGTGAGATCCAGCGCCTCGGTCTGCCCCATGAGGAGGTCGACGGCTGGCGTCGCAACAAGGGCCTGCGCCTGATCGCCGGCGGCCGCCAGGTGGAGCTCGCCTGGCCCGAGGTCGGCGACTTCCCGCAGTACGGCCTGATCCGGACACGCCTCGGCTTCGATGAGGCACTGGCCCGTCACGCGGAGGCCTCGGGCGCCACCGTCCTGGAACGCCATTCCGTCACCGAAGCGCTGCGCGACGATTCCGGACGCGTCATCGGCGCCCGGGCCGCGATCCTCGACGAGCGCGGACGCAAGACCGGCGAGACGCGCGACTTCCACGCCGACGTCGTGCTCGCTGCCGACGGCAACTCGACCCGCACGGCGGTGTCCCTCGGCGTGGCCAAGCGCGACGACCGCCCCCTGGGCGTGGCCGTGCGCGGCTACTACACGAGCCCCCGGCACGAGGACGACTGGATGGAGGGCTGGCTGGAACTCCCGGGCAAGGACGGCAAGCCCCTGCCCGGCTACGGCTGGATCTTCGGTGTGGGTGACGGAACGTCGAACGTCGGCCTGGGTATCCTCAACTCCTCCAAGGAGTTCGGTCGCCTCGACTACAAGCAGGTCATGCGCGACTGGGTCGCCGCCATGCCCGGCGAGTGGGGCTACCGTGAGGAGAACCTGGTCGGCGAGATCCGCGGCGCCGCCCTCCCCATGGGCTTCAACCGCACCCCGCACCACCTTCCCGGGATGCTGCTCCTCGGCGACGCCGGCGGCATGGTCTCGCCGTTCAACGGCGAGGGCATCTCCTACGCGATGGAGTCCGCGCGTTTCGCCGCCGAACACCTCATCGACGCCGATCGCGCCGCCCGCAGCGCCACCTCGGCGGGTGCGGCACAGCGTGCGCTCGACGTCGGCCTGGCCGCCTACGCCACCCAGGTGCGCGACGAATGGGGCAGCCACTTCACGCTCGGCCGGGTGTTCGCCCGCCTGATCGGCAACCCGCGGATCATGAAACTCGCTCTGCGCACCGGCATGCCGCTGCCCGCGCTGATGCGGTTCGTGGTGCGCATGCTCGCGAACCTGACGGACCCCCGCTCGGGGCGTTTCGAGGACTCCGTGATCGCTCTGCTCGAACGACTGGTGCCAGCCACGTCGAACACCGGAACGGCGCCCGCCCCCCGTGCGTCCCAGACCCTCCCCGCGACTCGTTAG
- a CDS encoding potassium-transporting ATPase subunit F, whose product MTVDVLVWALLGLVAAALLVYLVVSLISSDKSSDKGQ is encoded by the coding sequence ATGACCGTCGACGTCCTGGTCTGGGCGCTCCTGGGGCTGGTGGCGGCAGCGCTGCTGGTCTACCTGGTGGTCTCCCTCATCTCTTCCGACAAATCTTCCGACAAGGGGCAGTGA
- a CDS encoding ABC transporter substrate-binding protein, translating into MMFNRSLFGSTKVKTAAVLAIGALALSACTNASETADNGSKPSSGSSSAATFDPSTVQKDDALAAKVPAAIKSKGTLVVGSDTSYAPAEFLDADGQTPIGYDVDIAKAIGAKLGLKVQVQTAEFTGILPALGPKYDLGISSFTINKERLQAVNMVSYFKAGTTWAVKKGNPKGFSLDDVCGKSIGVQTGTVQEDPDLKDRNKKCVDAGKKPVDIVTLKNQTDVTTRLVNGSIDAMAADSPIIGYALTQTNGQLEKIGDIYDAAPQGVTVAKADTALATLVQDTLNSLIADGSYKKILDAWGNSEGAITKSELNPAPAAS; encoded by the coding sequence ATGATGTTCAACCGCTCCCTCTTCGGTAGCACCAAGGTCAAGACGGCAGCCGTACTGGCCATCGGCGCGCTGGCACTCTCCGCCTGCACCAATGCCTCCGAGACGGCAGACAACGGTTCCAAGCCGTCCTCCGGCTCCTCCAGCGCTGCGACGTTCGATCCCAGCACCGTCCAGAAGGACGACGCCCTCGCCGCCAAGGTCCCGGCCGCCATCAAGTCCAAGGGCACCCTGGTGGTCGGCTCCGACACCAGTTACGCCCCGGCGGAATTCCTCGACGCGGACGGCCAGACTCCCATCGGCTACGACGTCGACATCGCTAAGGCGATCGGCGCGAAGCTCGGCCTGAAGGTCCAGGTCCAGACTGCTGAGTTCACCGGCATCCTCCCCGCGCTGGGCCCCAAGTACGACCTGGGCATCTCCTCCTTCACCATCAACAAGGAGCGCCTCCAGGCCGTCAACATGGTCAGCTACTTCAAGGCCGGTACCACCTGGGCCGTCAAGAAGGGCAACCCCAAGGGCTTCAGCCTGGATGACGTCTGCGGCAAGTCCATCGGCGTCCAGACCGGCACCGTCCAGGAGGACCCGGATCTGAAGGACCGCAACAAGAAGTGCGTCGACGCCGGCAAGAAGCCGGTCGACATCGTGACCCTGAAGAACCAGACCGACGTCACCACCCGCCTGGTGAACGGCTCCATCGACGCGATGGCCGCCGACTCCCCCATCATCGGCTACGCGCTGACCCAGACCAACGGCCAGCTCGAGAAGATCGGTGACATCTACGACGCCGCTCCCCAGGGCGTGACCGTGGCCAAGGCGGACACCGCTCTGGCGACCCTGGTCCAGGACACCCTGAACAGCCTCATCGCGGACGGCTCCTACAAGAAGATCCTCGACGCCTGGGGCAACTCCGAAGGTGCGATCACCAAGTCCGAGCTGAACCCGGCTCCGGCCGCGTCCTGA
- a CDS encoding amino acid ABC transporter permease, translating into MSHKDDAPVLNRSVPVRHPGRWISAIIIIGAALAFISTFFTNPKYDWDIVGKYILDVRVVQGIGWTLLLTVASMALAIVLAILLAIMRQSDNPVLRWTAWFWVWFFRGTPVYTQLIFWGLVTVLYPVLSLGIPFGPELVHVVLSDPTKGLIPAILGLGLNESAYLAEIFRAGLKSVDKGQTEAAQALGMSNGKIMWRIVLPQAMRIIVPPTGNETIGMLKTTSLVLAVPFTLDLTFATNALANRLYTPIPFLIIAAFWYLVITSILMVGQHYIEKYYGRGIDGGAPEVINPDALKAAAAGQGVPTTGAHT; encoded by the coding sequence ATGAGTCACAAAGACGACGCACCGGTGCTGAATCGCTCAGTGCCGGTGCGGCACCCGGGACGCTGGATCAGCGCCATCATCATCATCGGTGCAGCGCTGGCGTTCATCAGCACCTTCTTCACGAACCCCAAGTACGACTGGGACATCGTCGGTAAGTACATCCTCGATGTGCGCGTGGTCCAGGGCATCGGATGGACGCTGCTGCTCACGGTGGCGTCGATGGCTCTGGCCATCGTGCTCGCCATCCTGCTGGCCATCATGCGGCAGTCCGACAACCCGGTGCTTCGTTGGACAGCCTGGTTCTGGGTGTGGTTCTTCCGCGGCACCCCGGTGTACACCCAGTTGATCTTCTGGGGTCTGGTGACTGTCCTGTACCCCGTTCTGAGCCTAGGCATCCCGTTCGGGCCGGAACTCGTCCACGTGGTGCTCTCCGACCCCACCAAGGGCCTGATCCCGGCCATCCTCGGCCTCGGTCTGAACGAGTCCGCCTACCTGGCGGAGATCTTCCGTGCCGGCCTGAAGTCCGTGGACAAGGGGCAAACGGAGGCCGCACAGGCACTCGGCATGTCCAACGGCAAGATCATGTGGCGCATCGTGCTGCCGCAGGCCATGCGCATCATCGTGCCTCCGACCGGCAATGAGACCATCGGCATGCTGAAGACCACGTCGCTCGTTCTCGCCGTGCCGTTCACCCTCGACCTGACGTTCGCCACGAACGCTCTGGCCAACCGCCTCTACACCCCGATCCCGTTCCTGATCATCGCCGCCTTCTGGTACCTGGTCATCACCAGCATCCTCATGGTGGGTCAGCACTACATCGAGAAGTACTACGGCAGGGGCATCGACGGCGGAGCCCCCGAGGTCATCAACCCGGACGCGCTCAAGGCTGCCGCCGCAGGCCAGGGCGTTCCGACTACCGGCGCGCACACGTGA
- the menD gene encoding 2-succinyl-5-enolpyruvyl-6-hydroxy-3-cyclohexene-1-carboxylic-acid synthase, with protein MTELSALASARIVVAELLDGGVRHVAVSPGSRSAPLAYALAEAEAEGRITLHVRIDERAAAFTALGAILGSGAPAAVVVTSGTAVGNLLPAVMEADHVAAPLVVLSADRPLELRGTGASQTTEQMDLFGEHARFAVDVPAGDDPQRGVRTALSAATGAFEELPPGPVQVNLAFRDPLLPGADAEFPAVSERRPFHFAPDPAPIHYDAPDGLAEHRTLVLAGHDAGPIAEAFARAHGLPLAAEPSSNARFGPNAVGPYRLLLDRFGPEAAEPLERVVVFGRPTLSRPVTALLARQDIPLALYEPVPVAWYQPGRRLERPVATLRELSEFAGRAPEGWLDTWLLAGEKAQHGIEQVLAQEPGLTGPAVAAAVWAATRGQLVLGSSNGIRDADLAAAPTLEPLATVHANRGLAGIDGMTSTAVGVALGSGRETTLLCGDVTFLHDAGGLFLGAGEDEPDLRVVVLNDQGGAIFSTLEHGGLRGGYESAVERLFGTPHTVRLDALAAAYGVPHRAVTSTAELDAALAEPVRGRSVLEVRCSRDGLRDLHARIREAL; from the coding sequence GTGACTGAGCTCTCCGCCCTCGCCTCCGCCCGGATCGTCGTCGCTGAACTGCTCGACGGCGGTGTGCGGCACGTGGCCGTCTCCCCGGGCTCGCGGTCGGCGCCTCTCGCGTATGCGCTCGCGGAAGCGGAGGCCGAGGGACGCATCACCCTGCACGTGCGGATCGACGAGCGCGCGGCGGCCTTCACCGCGCTGGGCGCGATCCTGGGCAGCGGGGCCCCGGCCGCCGTCGTCGTGACGTCCGGGACGGCCGTGGGCAATCTTCTGCCGGCGGTCATGGAGGCCGACCATGTGGCGGCGCCGCTCGTGGTGCTCTCCGCGGACCGGCCCCTGGAACTGCGCGGCACCGGCGCCAGCCAGACCACGGAGCAGATGGACCTGTTCGGGGAGCACGCGCGGTTCGCCGTGGACGTGCCCGCCGGGGACGACCCGCAGCGCGGTGTCCGGACCGCCCTGAGCGCCGCGACCGGCGCCTTCGAAGAGCTGCCGCCCGGCCCGGTCCAGGTGAATCTCGCCTTCCGTGACCCGCTGCTGCCCGGAGCGGACGCGGAGTTCCCCGCTGTCTCCGAGCGCAGGCCGTTCCACTTCGCCCCGGACCCCGCGCCGATCCACTACGACGCCCCGGACGGCCTCGCCGAACACCGCACTCTGGTGCTGGCCGGCCACGACGCCGGGCCGATCGCCGAGGCGTTCGCCCGCGCCCACGGGCTGCCGCTGGCCGCCGAGCCGAGTTCGAACGCCCGCTTCGGCCCGAACGCCGTGGGGCCGTACCGGCTCCTGCTGGACCGCTTCGGCCCGGAGGCGGCCGAGCCGCTGGAACGGGTGGTGGTGTTCGGGCGCCCGACGCTGTCCCGTCCCGTCACGGCGCTCCTCGCACGCCAGGACATCCCGCTGGCGCTCTACGAACCGGTCCCCGTGGCCTGGTACCAGCCGGGACGCCGCCTCGAACGCCCGGTCGCGACGCTGCGGGAGCTCTCCGAGTTCGCCGGGCGCGCGCCGGAGGGCTGGCTCGACACCTGGCTGCTGGCGGGCGAGAAGGCCCAGCACGGCATTGAGCAGGTGCTCGCCCAGGAACCCGGCCTGACGGGTCCGGCGGTCGCCGCCGCAGTGTGGGCGGCCACCCGGGGGCAGCTCGTGCTCGGCTCGTCCAACGGCATCCGCGACGCCGACCTCGCCGCCGCTCCCACGCTGGAACCCCTGGCGACGGTCCACGCCAACCGGGGCCTCGCCGGGATCGACGGCATGACCTCGACGGCGGTCGGCGTGGCCCTGGGGTCGGGCCGCGAGACCACGCTGCTCTGCGGCGACGTCACCTTCCTGCACGACGCCGGCGGGCTCTTCCTCGGTGCGGGGGAGGACGAGCCGGATCTGCGCGTGGTGGTCCTCAACGACCAGGGCGGCGCGATCTTCAGCACCCTCGAACACGGCGGCCTGCGCGGGGGCTACGAGTCCGCCGTCGAACGCCTCTTCGGCACTCCGCACACCGTCCGCCTCGACGCGCTGGCCGCCGCCTACGGCGTGCCGCACCGCGCCGTGACGTCGACGGCGGAACTCGACGCCGCCCTCGCGGAACCGGTGCGGGGCCGCAGTGTGCTGGAGGTCCGGTGCTCGCGCGACGGCCTCCGGGACCTCCACGCCCGCATCCGCGAAGCCCTCTGA
- the kdpA gene encoding potassium-transporting ATPase subunit KdpA, whose translation MQYSWLSFVTQIAVLLLLLGVLHKPLGLYLHAALEGRKDSRVERVLFRLSGVSSSREQGWLGYTRSVLAFSVVSVLVIYLLLRLQGLWNPGGPGAVDPWTSMNTAISFVTNTNWQVYVPETTLGFGAQMALLAVQNFLSAAVGICVAVALMRGLTRFGTSHLGNFWADLVRITLRVLLPLAVAGALVLVVAGVVQNFWSGSVTNPFTGASQTLPDGPVASQEAIKLLGTNGGGYFNANSAHPFENPNSFTSLFEVFLILLIPSALPYVFGRMAGDARQGFTVLGVMGGLWALTTTAMAWALAAFPGAGEGLEQRFGPAASGVFASATTLTSTGAVNAAHDSLPPLAGGLAMVNMMLGEVAPGGVGSGLYGMLVIAVVTVFLAGLMVGRTPEYLGKKVQARHMTIAALYLLVVPVLVLVLSGIAVLVPGILSQAPAQGPHQFSEVLYAFTSGANNNGSAFGGITSSGPALATMLGIAMWLGRFVGIVLVLALAGAFVTQPRVPASAGTLPTHGGLFAVMLSTVAVLLTALNYLPALALGPLAEGTLS comes from the coding sequence ATGCAGTACTCCTGGCTGTCCTTCGTCACGCAGATCGCCGTTCTGCTGTTGCTTCTGGGCGTGCTCCACAAGCCTCTGGGCCTCTACCTGCACGCCGCGCTGGAGGGCCGTAAGGACTCCCGCGTGGAGCGGGTCCTCTTCCGCCTGTCCGGGGTGTCCTCGTCCCGTGAACAGGGCTGGCTCGGGTACACCCGCAGCGTGCTCGCGTTCTCGGTCGTCTCCGTGCTGGTCATCTACCTGCTGCTCCGGCTCCAGGGGCTCTGGAACCCCGGCGGACCGGGCGCGGTGGATCCGTGGACCTCCATGAACACCGCCATCTCCTTCGTCACCAACACCAACTGGCAGGTGTACGTCCCGGAGACGACGCTCGGATTCGGCGCCCAGATGGCTCTGCTGGCCGTGCAGAACTTCCTCTCCGCGGCGGTGGGCATCTGCGTGGCCGTGGCCCTCATGCGCGGCCTCACCCGCTTCGGCACCAGCCACCTGGGCAACTTCTGGGCCGATCTGGTCCGCATCACGCTCCGGGTGCTGCTGCCCCTGGCCGTGGCGGGCGCCCTCGTGCTCGTGGTGGCCGGCGTGGTCCAGAACTTCTGGAGCGGCTCCGTCACGAACCCCTTCACCGGAGCCTCTCAGACCCTTCCCGATGGCCCCGTCGCGAGCCAGGAGGCCATCAAGCTCCTCGGCACCAACGGCGGCGGCTACTTCAACGCCAACTCCGCACATCCGTTCGAGAACCCGAACTCCTTCACGTCCCTCTTCGAGGTGTTCCTCATCCTCCTGATCCCCTCGGCGCTGCCGTACGTCTTCGGGCGCATGGCCGGCGACGCCCGTCAGGGCTTCACGGTGCTGGGCGTGATGGGCGGCCTTTGGGCCCTCACGACGACGGCGATGGCCTGGGCGCTGGCCGCATTCCCGGGTGCCGGCGAGGGTCTGGAGCAGCGCTTCGGCCCGGCGGCGAGCGGTGTGTTCGCTTCCGCCACCACGCTGACGTCCACGGGCGCCGTGAACGCGGCGCACGACTCCCTGCCGCCCCTGGCCGGCGGCCTGGCCATGGTCAACATGATGCTCGGCGAAGTGGCTCCGGGCGGAGTGGGGTCCGGGCTGTACGGCATGCTGGTGATCGCCGTGGTCACGGTGTTCCTGGCCGGGCTCATGGTCGGCCGCACGCCCGAGTACCTGGGCAAGAAGGTCCAGGCCCGGCACATGACGATCGCAGCGCTCTACCTCCTGGTGGTGCCCGTCCTGGTCCTGGTCCTGTCCGGCATCGCCGTGCTCGTCCCGGGAATCCTCTCCCAGGCGCCGGCCCAGGGTCCCCACCAGTTCAGCGAGGTCCTGTACGCCTTCACCTCCGGCGCCAACAACAACGGCTCGGCGTTCGGCGGCATCACGAGCTCGGGCCCGGCGCTGGCCACCATGCTCGGCATCGCCATGTGGCTCGGTCGCTTCGTGGGCATCGTGCTGGTGCTCGCGCTGGCAGGCGCGTTCGTCACCCAGCCCCGCGTTCCGGCGTCGGCCGGCACGCTTCCCACCCACGGCGGCCTGTTCGCCGTCATGCTCAGCACCGTCGCGGTCCTGCTGACCGCCCTCAACTACCTCCCGGCCCTCGCGCTGGGCCCGCTCGCAGAAGGCACCCTGTCATGA